The nucleotide sequence AACATCTTGAGGTGGAAAATAATAGACAGGCGGGTGACTGGTTTCTAAGACGCGATAGCCGGCCTGGGTTTCCGCAATTGTTGCCCCATTAAATATCACGAGCAAGCAGTGATGAGCCGCTTCCAGTCTCGGCGGACGGGGATAATCCCAAACCGACTCTTGACCAGGCCCTGGGGGGATTCGATGCAACTGTGGCAACTCAGACATAACAGGTCATCCCACGTTAGTAGATAGTCAACGCCATGGATTGACTTGAGAAATTAGTCTCTGCTCAGGCCGGCAACGGTAATTGCAGCGCACTCAAGAGTCGCTCAGTTTGGAAATGTTTCGCCATCAGTTGATAGACACAATCCACTTTGACCGCTTCATGGAGTCGTACTTGCCCAAAGGCCCGATCCACAATTTCAACGGCGGTCAAGGTATCCAAATCAACTGAGAGGATTGGAATTTCCAGTTCTTCAGCCCGGGCCATTAAGGCAGGTGTGGGGGGCAAGTGACCCGTCAAAATCAAACAGTGGGTCGAGGTTTCCAAGGCCGCCCATTGAATATCTGTCCGGTCGCCTCCCGTAATCACTGCCATGTTGTTGCCCTTGCGAAAATATTTAAGTGCCGCGCTGACATTCATGGCCCCAATGCTTAATTCTTCCACTAGTAAATCTAATCGATCTCCCCGACACAAAACCTCAGCCCCAAGTTGTCGCACCAATTCTTGCACACTGACACTGCGGAGGAGTTGATTGCGCGGCAGTAACCCTAAAACTGGCATTCCCTGGGCTTCAAGAAATTCCTTGGCAAGGGTGGCAGATTCCCAATAATTCGGGGCAATGTCGTTGATCAAGATACCCAGCAAATGCTCGCCTAATTCCGACTGGGCTAGGAGCAGGGATTCAACAACTTGGGGGGAAAGATAGCGGGCAATCAGGAGAATTTTAGCTGGAAGAGCCATGGCCATCTCGCGCAGAGATAAGCCAAAAAGCCGGCCTTCTTCGAGGGTGCTGGGGCCTTCTAAAAGGACTAATTCATCGAGGTTCCCCAGTTCTTGATAGGCAGAGAGCTTATCGGCATAGTTATGAATATCCAGGCCCCGCAACCGTTGAGTGATTAAATCGGGGGTTAAGGTTAAAATGCTGGGGCGAATCTGCTGGTTACTCAGGCCAAGGGTGGTTTGAATAAAGGCAACATCAGCATCTAAGCCACTCTCCCCCAACTCTGTCCCGATGGGCTTTCCAAAGGCAATCGGAAGTTTACGTTTTTGAAGTTGCTGGGCCAGGCCGAGGACTGTCGCCGATTTGCCGCTATAGGGAGTGATGGAACCAATAATTAAATGATGGGGCACAGCTAAAATACTCCTGGCGAAACTATAGCGATCTCTCCGATGGCCTGGAGGAGGGTTAGGGTGGGGGCAAACAAAGCCCAAGGCCGAAGGTTCTCGCTACTCTAATCGTAATAGTTTCCGATAAAACGTTTTGGAAAAATCCGCCACTCGGGCCCGCCGATAACTAATTAGGACATCAATCAAGTGATCCACCAACTCAAAAGTTGTCATGGTAATTTCGTAGGTTAATTCTGGATTACCATCAAAAACCACATTACAGCGGGCCAAATCTGCCGGTAGGTTTGAAATGTTCCAACTCGCGACAAAATCTATATTGTCTCCCCCCTCAATTCCCCGTTGTCCTTCCAAGGTTCCCCGCTGATAGAGAGCAATCCCCAAGGGTAAAAAGGCCCGCTTCCCACTGGGAATATAGGGTGTAAAAATGTTGACATCTTTGGGCGGGGCAGGTTTGAGTAGATCCAGATTCACAGCCATGAATAATTCCTCAGGCGGGCGAACAACATAATGGGTAATGTCTCAAACAGGTCAAGCGAATCTTCGGAACTTATTTTTGCAGATAAAGAACTATCCTCAGTTATTTTAGCTGTATTCTTTCCCTAGATTTGGCTTAAACTATTGAGCAAGCATCGCCCTGCAAAGGCTATTCCTTGACTATTTTCTATCTTGATGCCGGGCTGAAGCCTATATTTATTGACTTGCCCAATTTGCCATTTACCCCGTCAGGACTATCATTATGGCCCCATTGGTTGCCAACTACTATCTCACCTATCGTTGTAATGCCCGTTGCCATTTTTGTGATATTTGGGCCTTGGAACCGGGTCAGGAGGCGGATTTTGCAGCCATTCAGAAAAACCTCCAGGATCTGCGGCGACTGGGAGTGAAGTATGTGGACTTTACGGGCGGTGAACCCCTGTTGCGGGCCGATGCCCCGGACATTTACCGCACGGCCAAGGGTCTGGGCTTTGTCACCAGCATGACCACCAATACGATCCTCTATCCCAAGCGGGCAAAAGAGATCCATGGCCTGGTGGATTTTCTCAACTTTTCCTTGGATGGGGCTGATGCCGAAACCCACGATCACTCGCGGGGCGTGAAAATCTTTGAGACATTGGTGGACTCGGTCAAAATTGCCAAAGACCTCGGCGAATATCCGGTACTCAACCACACTGTTACTGCCCAAAACTATGATCGCATCGGGGAAGTGGCGGAACTGGGGCAACGCTTAGGAGTGCGAGTCTGGTTGAATCCCGCTTTTACGGCCCATGACCATTACAACAGCAAGAAGAACCCAACGCCTGCGATCGCCGACAGCATTGAACAGAATGCCAGGAAGTATAGTAACGTTGGTTACAATAAAGCAGCCCTAGCCTTAATTCGCGCCGGAGGAAATGATACCCAAAATCCCCGCTGTAAAGCGGTTGATGCGGTAATTGCAATTTCTCCCAATGACGAGTTATTGCTGCCCTGCTACCACTTTGCCCAAAAAGGAGTCCCCATTGAGGGGAAACTCTATGATCTGTATAAGCAGTCGGACGTGGTGGAAGACTATCGGCAATCCCAAGGGCGGTTATCGGTTTGTGAAGGCTGTACGGTGTGGTGCTACCTCATTCCCAGCTTTTTCAAAGGTGTTGACAAGTACTGGTTCTTAAATCAAATGTCTTATGCCGGAGAATTCCTGGCCCGAAAGCGATTCCTACAACGAGCTTGATCCGCTTGATGCCCTGTTGACCGATTGGGTGGATGAAACCGATCAGGCCGCGCTCACGCCCCAACCCATTTTAGATGGGCGGCGGATTAAGGCGGCGATGGTTTTGTCTGCGGTCTGGGCGGTGGTGATTAGTTTGCATCTCATGGCCCATGGGATTTGGTTGATCTGGGCCTTAACCACGGTGATGACGGTGCATGGTGTTCGGTTAGTAACAACTCGCCCAAAATCTGGGCTTGAATTACCGCTTGAAGCGGATCCGGAATTAGCTGAGGCAATTCAACTCCCGTCTGTTTCCTTGGTTGTTGCGGCCAAAAATGAGGCGGCAGTGATTGCCCGTTTGGTGAAGTCACTCTGTGGGGTAAATTATCCGGCAGACTTACTGGATGTTTGGATTGTGGATGACAACAGCAGCGATGAAACTGGAGCCATTCTTAAAGAACTCAAAACCGAATACCAACATCTCAATGTTTTACGGCGGGGGCCGGGGGCGACTGGGGGCAAATCGGGGGCATTGAATCAAGTATTACCGTTGACCAAAGGCGAGATTATTGGCGTGTTTGATGCCGATGCGGTGATTGACCCAGGCCTGGTTAAAACCGTAATCACCCGTTTTCAAGCTCCAAGAGTTGGGGCCGTTCAAGTCCGTAAAGCCATTAGCAACAGTGATATTAATTTCTGGACTGAGGGGCAAACCGCGGAGATGGCCTTAGATGCCTATTTTCAACAACAACGAATTGCGGTCGGGGGTCTGGGCGAGTTACGGGGGAATGGGCAGTTTGTCCGGCGGGCGGCCTTGGCGGATTGTGGCGGTTGGAATGAATCCACAATTACCGATGATTTGGACTTAAGTTTACAGCTCCACCTCCAGGCCTGGGATATTGATCTGCTCATGGATCCGGCAGTTTCTGAAGAAGGAGTGACGACTGCAAAAGCCCTTTGGCATCAACGGAATCGCTGGGCCGAAGGAGGCTATCAAAGTTACCTCGATTATTGGTCAGAGCTAGTCCGCAATCGCCTCGGAACCCGCAAAAGCCTAGATATGTTGTTTTGGCTGATGATTAAATATGGGATTCCTACGGCCACGATTCCCGACCTGCTGATGGCAGCCTTACGGGCCAAATCTCCCCTGTTAATCCCCCTGACTAGCCTGAGTTTGACCCTCTCTGTGATTGGGATGTTACGGGCCATTCCCCGCACCCAAGCCATGCCGATGCATCTGTTTCATTTAGTATTTTCAGCGATTCGGGCCACGGTTTATATGCTCCATTGGTTGCCGGTGGTGGCCGGGGTGACGTTACGGATGTCGGTGCGGGCCAAGCGGTTGAAGTGGGTCAAAACTGTGCATGGAGAGTCGGCCGCTTCGGGGGCTTAAGTCTTTGCGATAATTTCCCTAATGTCAAAATTGAAACAACTATTACTGAAGATTTTTCGAGGGACTTTTGACAAGAATATTTCCTTTGAACATTTATGTTGACTATTAACAAACTGGCTCTTTTGGATTTGCGATTAAAACTGTATATGACGATACATTTTATTGAAGTGATAATGGCTGAAAGCCTTTGATGTCGGGGGTTATAAGCTGAACCTATCACCCTCTTCCCAAGAGAGCCGTTTATATTGAATCGCCAGGCCTGGTTTTGGTGGCGCAAAAATAGCTAAATCAAGGGCACAACTCTGCTGGGTTGCTCAATCTCAAATGCTCTCTTCGACAATCTGTTGCCCTTTTTGCCAAGCCCAGATGCCCGCTACCGCCACGACAATCCCTAAACCCACTAACACTGCTTGCAAACCCACTAAATCCGCAAGAATGCCAGCCAAAGCCAAGGGGACACTCAGGGCAATGTTGACAATATTATTTTGAAAACCAAAGACTTTCCCGCGCATTTCGGGGGGAGTTTTAATTTGGATCAGGGTTTGCATCGGTACACCAATAAACGAGGCTCCAATTCCCAAAAACACACTTAAACCCAGGCCCAGCCAGAGGCGATCCACAAAGGCAAAAACTAGTAGGACAAACGCCATACTTAGAAAGCCATAGAGGGGTAAGGGCCGATCTGACCAACGTTCTCCCCACTGCCCTAAGATTCCAGCCCCCAAGATTAACCCCACTCCAGAACCCGCCAAAAGAAAGCCAAACTGATTTGGTTTCAGGCCAATTTCCTGGGCCAGACCAACGGCTAAGACAGTTAAGGCTGCAAAGACGCAATACAAAACCGTGAGTTGGAGCATGGCCTGGCCGAGTACCTTATTTTTCCGTAAGTAGCCAAAGCCATCTTTGAGATCCCCAATGAACTGCCATTTTTGGTCATGGGTGGTTACAGATTCCTGAACACGAATCCAACTCAAGACCAGGCCAGCCGAAATATACAGCCCCCCGACAAAAAACTCCCGGCCAAGCTTGCCCCAACTCTGGGCCCAACTCAACACCGGCTCCCCAATGGCAAACCCAATCACCAAGGATCCCATCATGGTGGTAATAAACAGGGCATTGGCGGAGAGGAGATTTTTTTCATCCACGAGCAAGGGAATCGCCGCTTGTTCCGCCGGGGCAAAAAACTGGGTCAAAATGGACTCTAAAAAAGCCACTAGCAACAGTAGCGCAAACTCATTAGGTAAAAAGGGAATCGCTAAAACTAGCAGCCCCCGCAAAATATTAGTGACACTGAGAATGGTGCGTTTTGGATAGCGATCGACAAAAATTCCGGCCGCCGACCCAAAAAAAACTGCGGGTAACGTATTCGCCACCATCACCGCCGAAGCCATCGAGGTCGCTAAGTAGGCCGGGGCCTGGTAATTGACCACAAGGGTAATTAAAAGCACTAAGAAAATTTTGTCGCCTAATTGGGAGATGATCTGCCCGCTCCAGAGTTTGAGGAAGTTGCGGTTGTGGAGCAGGGAAAGAAATCCCCCCGAAGTGGGTTGTGGGCCTGGACTGAGCATTTAGGCAGAACAATGAAGGAAAAGAAAATTTGAAGTCGGGAATAAAAATTAACCTGCCTTAATTCTAAGGAACTTGGCCTGGACCTGAGCAATTCCCGATCACATTTCCGAGGATTAAAAAATCTCACGAAAATATTCTTCATACTCAGAAACCCGCTACAGTAAAAAATAGCTCTAGCCCGCAACTCTTTCCCCTTTTTCACCCCTAACTCCTATGCTCTTGCCGGAAATTTCCCTCGATGTAGTTCAAGATTTTGCCCGTGAGTATGGTTATTGGACAATCCTCGGTGGGATCATGCTGGAAAATATGGGGATTCCCTTGCCTGGAGAAACGATTGTGCTTGTGGGGGGATTTTTGGCGGGGAGTGGGGAAATGCGCTTTCCTGTGGTTTTGGGCTGTGCGATTCTTGGGGCGACCTTGGGGGATAACTTTGGCTATTGGTTGGGGCGACTGGGGGGCTGGCCGTTACTGGTCAAGATTGGGGAATTTTTCAAACTAGATGTGGCTCAGTTGGAAGATTTGCGCAATCGGTTTAGTTTTAATGCCCCCCGCGCAGTCTTCTTGGGCCGGTTTGTCGCCTTGTTACGGATTTTTGCCGGACCCTTGGCGGGAATTTCCCAGATGCCCTATGGTCAATTTTTGCTCTGTAATGTGGCGGGGGCGGCGTTGTGGGCGAGTGTGATGGTCTCCTTGGCCTATTTTGCTGGGCGATTAGTCTCCTTAGAAACCTTAGTCACTTGGGTGGCCCAGTTTAGTTTGTTGGCATTGGCAGGCCTGGGGGCTTGGGTCGCTTTCTCGGCCTGGCGGCATCGCAGGGGGTTACAGCAAGCAGTGGTTCCGTCCTCC is from Synechococcus sp. PCC 6312 and encodes:
- a CDS encoding phosphotransacetylase family protein translates to MPHHLIIGSITPYSGKSATVLGLAQQLQKRKLPIAFGKPIGTELGESGLDADVAFIQTTLGLSNQQIRPSILTLTPDLITQRLRGLDIHNYADKLSAYQELGNLDELVLLEGPSTLEEGRLFGLSLREMAMALPAKILLIARYLSPQVVESLLLAQSELGEHLLGILINDIAPNYWESATLAKEFLEAQGMPVLGLLPRNQLLRSVSVQELVRQLGAEVLCRGDRLDLLVEELSIGAMNVSAALKYFRKGNNMAVITGGDRTDIQWAALETSTHCLILTGHLPPTPALMARAEELEIPILSVDLDTLTAVEIVDRAFGQVRLHEAVKVDCVYQLMAKHFQTERLLSALQLPLPA
- the ebsA gene encoding type IV pilus biogenesis protein EbsA, translated to MAVNLDLLKPAPPKDVNIFTPYIPSGKRAFLPLGIALYQRGTLEGQRGIEGGDNIDFVASWNISNLPADLARCNVVFDGNPELTYEITMTTFELVDHLIDVLISYRRARVADFSKTFYRKLLRLE
- a CDS encoding radical SAM protein translates to MAPLVANYYLTYRCNARCHFCDIWALEPGQEADFAAIQKNLQDLRRLGVKYVDFTGGEPLLRADAPDIYRTAKGLGFVTSMTTNTILYPKRAKEIHGLVDFLNFSLDGADAETHDHSRGVKIFETLVDSVKIAKDLGEYPVLNHTVTAQNYDRIGEVAELGQRLGVRVWLNPAFTAHDHYNSKKNPTPAIADSIEQNARKYSNVGYNKAALALIRAGGNDTQNPRCKAVDAVIAISPNDELLLPCYHFAQKGVPIEGKLYDLYKQSDVVEDYRQSQGRLSVCEGCTVWCYLIPSFFKGVDKYWFLNQMSYAGEFLARKRFLQRA
- a CDS encoding glycosyltransferase family 2 protein — translated: MPENSWPESDSYNELDPLDALLTDWVDETDQAALTPQPILDGRRIKAAMVLSAVWAVVISLHLMAHGIWLIWALTTVMTVHGVRLVTTRPKSGLELPLEADPELAEAIQLPSVSLVVAAKNEAAVIARLVKSLCGVNYPADLLDVWIVDDNSSDETGAILKELKTEYQHLNVLRRGPGATGGKSGALNQVLPLTKGEIIGVFDADAVIDPGLVKTVITRFQAPRVGAVQVRKAISNSDINFWTEGQTAEMALDAYFQQQRIAVGGLGELRGNGQFVRRAALADCGGWNESTITDDLDLSLQLHLQAWDIDLLMDPAVSEEGVTTAKALWHQRNRWAEGGYQSYLDYWSELVRNRLGTRKSLDMLFWLMIKYGIPTATIPDLLMAALRAKSPLLIPLTSLSLTLSVIGMLRAIPRTQAMPMHLFHLVFSAIRATVYMLHWLPVVAGVTLRMSVRAKRLKWVKTVHGESAASGA
- a CDS encoding MFS transporter, which translates into the protein MLSPGPQPTSGGFLSLLHNRNFLKLWSGQIISQLGDKIFLVLLITLVVNYQAPAYLATSMASAVMVANTLPAVFFGSAAGIFVDRYPKRTILSVTNILRGLLVLAIPFLPNEFALLLLVAFLESILTQFFAPAEQAAIPLLVDEKNLLSANALFITTMMGSLVIGFAIGEPVLSWAQSWGKLGREFFVGGLYISAGLVLSWIRVQESVTTHDQKWQFIGDLKDGFGYLRKNKVLGQAMLQLTVLYCVFAALTVLAVGLAQEIGLKPNQFGFLLAGSGVGLILGAGILGQWGERWSDRPLPLYGFLSMAFVLLVFAFVDRLWLGLGLSVFLGIGASFIGVPMQTLIQIKTPPEMRGKVFGFQNNIVNIALSVPLALAGILADLVGLQAVLVGLGIVVAVAGIWAWQKGQQIVEESI
- a CDS encoding DedA family protein, whose product is MLLPEISLDVVQDFAREYGYWTILGGIMLENMGIPLPGETIVLVGGFLAGSGEMRFPVVLGCAILGATLGDNFGYWLGRLGGWPLLVKIGEFFKLDVAQLEDLRNRFSFNAPRAVFLGRFVALLRIFAGPLAGISQMPYGQFLLCNVAGAALWASVMVSLAYFAGRLVSLETLVTWVAQFSLLALAGLGAWVAFSAWRHRRGLQQAVVPSSDSSSI